Proteins found in one Nitratiruptor sp. SB155-2 genomic segment:
- the pstS gene encoding phosphate ABC transporter substrate-binding protein PstS: MLKKVSLIAAAVMNLVSAANADKISGAGATFPAPVYYEWAYDYQKATGVEVNYQSIGSGGGIKQISARTVDFGASDKPLKPKQLDRKRLYQFPAVIGSIVLAYNIPGIGDMQLKLENRDVADIFLGKIQFWDDKAIAEDNPGVKLPHKKIVVVHRSDGSGTTFNFTYYLSGVSEEWANNVGTGKAVDWPVGLGGKGNEGVSNLIKQTPYSIGYVEYAYKLKNNFAAAVIQTKSGKWVQPTEENFKAAAAHAKWGPKNHFYQVLALQPGDNSYPIVAGTFILLPREKTETNKKVTAFFDWAFKHGDAAAKKLGYIPLPASTKEKIREYWKIHGIAPESK; encoded by the coding sequence ATGCTGAAAAAAGTAAGCTTGATAGCAGCTGCTGTAATGAATCTGGTTAGTGCGGCAAATGCAGACAAGATCAGCGGAGCAGGAGCGACATTTCCAGCCCCAGTCTATTATGAATGGGCATACGATTACCAAAAGGCCACTGGTGTCGAAGTGAACTATCAATCTATCGGAAGTGGTGGCGGAATCAAACAGATCAGCGCAAGAACGGTAGATTTTGGTGCAAGTGACAAACCGCTGAAACCAAAACAACTTGATAGAAAGAGACTTTACCAATTTCCTGCAGTTATCGGAAGCATCGTCCTTGCATACAATATCCCGGGCATAGGTGATATGCAGCTCAAACTTGAAAACAGAGATGTTGCTGATATATTTCTAGGAAAAATACAATTTTGGGACGATAAAGCGATCGCTGAAGACAATCCGGGAGTAAAACTTCCTCATAAGAAAATTGTAGTGGTTCATAGAAGTGATGGCAGCGGAACAACGTTCAACTTTACATACTATTTGAGTGGAGTGAGTGAAGAGTGGGCAAACAATGTCGGAACAGGAAAAGCTGTAGATTGGCCGGTTGGACTTGGCGGAAAAGGAAATGAAGGGGTAAGTAATCTTATCAAACAAACGCCATACAGCATCGGATATGTTGAATATGCATATAAACTAAAAAACAATTTTGCTGCTGCAGTTATTCAGACAAAAAGCGGAAAATGGGTACAACCTACTGAAGAAAATTTCAAAGCGGCAGCTGCGCATGCGAAATGGGGTCCAAAGAACCATTTCTATCAGGTGTTGGCGCTTCAACCAGGAGATAACAGTTATCCGATTGTAGCTGGAACATTTATTTTACTTCCAAGAGAGAAAACCGAAACGAATAAAAAAGTGACAGCATTTTTTGACTGGGCATTCAAACATGGTGATGCAGCGGCGAAGAAACTTGGATACATCCCGCTCCCGGCATCTACTAAAGAGAAGATTCGAGA